In one window of Oncorhynchus gorbuscha isolate QuinsamMale2020 ecotype Even-year linkage group LG23, OgorEven_v1.0, whole genome shotgun sequence DNA:
- the LOC124010375 gene encoding wolframin-like, with protein sequence MEPSPPSTPTTLKPGPTSPPPATPKSTQGTRPTLTLPISTSSAPTSPVSSSSSSHPGPPLSPSSPSLSTPPASPLRQPIRPVSQAGRSQLNAASRSAEERRGAGAAGDTPVSPPTTPLRQASVAQPEEPEEELSVEELEERAKSGDAKAQSRMGRYYLALAEERDEEVNNCTAVSWLVQATKQGRKDAVKMLQRCLATRKGITSENFEEVKKLCTETRFERGVRKAALVMYWKLNPEKKRRVAVSEMLENVEHVNTEPDDAATQGPISSSMQKQRRVLESLVTSKASCYDVGLDDFVETTKKYAQGIPPSPTMAGDGGDDDDDEAVKNPDDLPLHKKVLKFPLHALLEIKEHLINWASRAGMQWLSALIPTHHINALIFFFIISNLTIDFFIFLIPLLIFYLSLFSMVICTLRVFQNSKAWENFRALTELLLRFEPGLDLEQAETNFGWTHLEPYLYFLLSVVFVVFSFPVADKTWIPCSELATVALFFTVTSFLSLQASAELFARRALLTEVLSGVCALTQLLPDSVWFLRVLGTTFLTVPLGEMVALNVGVPCLLYGHLIYLLFRMAQRRGFRGTYLCLVPYMVCFVWCELCLALLHSSSTIGLIRTCAGYLLFLFALPVLTLGLAALLLFKVLQWFMALEITKMLVTLTVCAVPFVLRMWMRFSLNPLVVVRFLSRSSVVKLILVWISALMMFCWMYVYRSEGMKVYNSTLTWPEYSNLCGPKAWKEYNMAQTQILCSHLEGHRVTWTGRFKYARITDIENGAQSIIGLLPVSVGNWMRCLYGEAYPLCENTTDPTAPHQALPVPLPEDPLCKLKKLAKHECHVKHFDRHKFEVTLGMPLERKSKNGTIIEDEDATKDIVLKASSEFGPVLLHLSAGSLVEFSTVLEGRLGSKWPVFELKAIHCLMCADARVPSGRQYKIEHDWRHTAQEALQFAFDFFFNPFLTARLKQDPETQTTQGRGGIDQG encoded by the exons ATGGAACCATCACCCCCCAGCACCCCAACCACCCTGAAACCTggccccacctcccctcccccagctacCCCTAAATCTACCCAAGGCACTAGACCCACCTTGACCCTGCCTATATCCACCTCATCCGCCCCGACCTCTCCggtctcatcttcctcctcttctcatcctggtccccctctctctccttcctcgccctccctctccacccctcctgccTCCCCCCTGCGGCAGCCCATCAGGCCTGTCTCCCAGGCAGGACGATCCCAGCTCAATGCTGCCAGCCGGtcagctgaggagaggaggggggctgGTGCTGCTGGAGATACCCCGGTCAGCCCCCCTACTACCCCTCTACGACAGGCTTCAGTAGCTCAGCCAG aggagccagaggaggagctgagtgtggaggagctggaggagagggcCAAGTCTGGAGATGCCAAAGCCCAGAGTAGG atggGCCGGTACTACTTGGCCCTagctgaggagagagatgaggaggtgaACAACTGTACAGCAGTGAGCTGGCTGGTGCAGGCCACCAAACAGGGCCGCAAGGACGCAGTCAAGATGCTACAGCGCTGCCTAGCAACCAGGAAAG GCATCACGTCAGAGAACTTTGAGGAGGTGAAGAAGCTGTGTACGGAGACCAGAtttgagagaggagtgaggaaggcTGCTCTGGTCATGTACTGGAAGCTCAAcccagagaagaagagaagggtggCAGTGTCTGAGATGCTCGAGAACGTGGAACATGTCAACACTGAGCCAG ATGACGCTGCCACCCAGGGCCCCATATCCAGCTCCATGCAGAAACAGAGGAGAGTTCTGGAGAGCCTCGTCACCAGCAAAG CCAGTTGCTATGACGTGGGTCTGGATGACTTTGTAGAGACCACTAAGAAGTATGCTCAGGGCATCCCCCCCTCTCCCACTATGGCTGGGGACGGCGGTGACGATGACGATGATGAAGCTGTGAAGAACCCAGACGACTTGCCCCTTCACAAGAAG GTGTTGAAGTTCCCCCTACACGCCCTGTTGGAGATCAAGGAGCACCTGATTAACTGGGCGTCCCGGGCGGGCATGCAGTGGCTCAGTGCCCTCATCCCCACGCACCACATCAATGCTCTcatcttcttcttcatcatcaGCAACCTCACCATCGACTTCTTCATCTTTCTCATCCCCCTGCTCATATTCTACCTGTCCTTGTTCTCCATGGTCATCTGTACACTGCGCGTCTTCCAG AACTCCAAGGCGTGGGAGAACTTCCGGGCCCTTACAGAACTGCTGTTACGTTTTGAGCCCGGCCTGGACCTAGAGCAAGCTGAGACTAACTTCGGCTGGACCCACCTGGAGCCCTACCTCTACTTCCTGCTGTCAGTGGTCTTCGTGGTCTTCTCCTTCCCCGTGGCTGACAAGACCTGGATCCCCTGCTCCGAGCTGGCCACCGTGGCCCTGTTCTTCACCGTCACCTCCTTCCTCAGCCTCCAAGCCTCCGCTGAGCTCTTCGCCCGCCGCGCCCTGCTCACAGAGGTCTTATCGGGGGTCTGTGCCCTTACACAACTATTACCTGATAGTGTCTGGTTCCTGCGGGTGTTAGGCACAACGTTTTTGACGGTGCCGCTAGGGGAGATGGTGGCGCTGAACGTGGGCGTGCCGTGTCTTCTCTACGGGCACCTGATCTACCTGCTGTTCCGCATGGCCCAGCGGAGGGGCTTCAGGGGCACCTATCTTTGCCTCGTACCCTACATGGTCTGCTTCGTCTGGTGTGAGCTCTGCCTGGCcctgctccactcctcctccaccatcggCCTGATTCGGACCTGTGCAGGctacctcctcttcctgttcgcaCTGCCTGTCCTCACCTTGGGCTTGGCGGCCCTGTTGCTCTTCAAGGTCCTCCAGTGGTTCATGGCTCTGGAGATCACCAAGATGCTGGTGACTCTGACTGTTTGCGCAGTCCCGTTTGTGTTGCGGATGTGGATGCGGTTCAGCCTGAACCCGCTGGTGGTGGTGCGGTTCCTGTCACGGAGCAGCGTGGTGAAGCTCATCCTGGTGTGGATAAGTGCTTTGATGATGTTCTGCTGGATGTATGTCTACCGCTCAGAAGGCATGAAG GTGTATAACTCCACCCTGACGTGGCCGGAGTACAGTAATCTGTGTGGGCCCAAGGCCTGGAAGGAATACAACATGGCCCAAACCCAGATCCTGTGTTCTCACCTGGAGGGCCACCGGGTCACCTGGACAGGACGCTTCAAATACGCCCGCATTACCGACATCGAGAACGGAGCCCAGTCCATCATCGGCCTACTTCCTGTGTCCGTAGGGAATTGGATGAGATGTCTCTATGGTGAGGCCTATCCCCTCTGTGAAAACACCACCGACCCCACTGCCCCTCACCAGGCCCTTCCCGTACCTCTTCCAGAAGACCCCTTATGCAAACTGAAAAAGCTGGCCAAGCACGAGTGCCACGTGAAGCACTTCGACCGCCACAAGTTCGAGGTGACCTTGGGCATGCCCCTGGAGAGGAAGAGTAAGAACGGGACCATCATAGAGGACGAAGACGCCACCAAGGACATCGTCCTGAAGGCCAGTAGTGAGTTTGGCCCAGTGCTGCTGCACCTGAGCGCTGGCAGCTTGGTAGAGTTCAGTACGGTTCTAGAAGGACGCTTGGGCTCCAAGTGGCCTGTGTTTGAGCTGAAGGCCATCCACTGTCTGATGTGTGCGGACGCCCGAGTGCCCAGCGGCAGGCAGTATAAGATAGAACACGACTGGAGGCACACGGCCCAGGAGGCACTGCAGTTTGCCTTTGACTTCTTCTTCAACCCCTTCCTCACCGCACGGCTGAAGCAGGACCCTGAGACACAGACCACACAGGGCAGAGGAGGAATAGACCAAGGCTAG